aattgttttttttaaacatttttttagcaTTATTGAGCCTCTAGCACGTAAatatcttctctttttttttttttacttttttcatatttatatagtacaaatatatatatatatatatatatatatatgtgtgtgtgaattttcctttttagcttGTATCTTAGCTAAAAATGAGAATGTAACATTCCAtagaaaattgatttttgttaattttaattatttggaaattttacAGTATGATGAATTAGCTGAGCTGGAATGGGTATCGAGCTTCGTGGACGAATCATTTTCAAGCGATGATTTGCAAAAGCTTCACCTAATTCAAGGCTTGAAGGCCCGAACCAACGAGGCCCCACAGGCCCAACACTACAATTTCCAGCCCAACCCGGCCCAGACCGGCCCGACCCTCCTCTCCGACATGTCGGTCCCGGGCAAGGCCCGGAGCAAGCGCTCCCGGGCCGCCCCGGGCAGCTGGACCTCCCGCCTCCTCATGGTGTCTCCGACACCCGAGGAGGCGCCACCCGCCATGTCATCCTCTTCAGAGTCTGACATGGCGGGAGGCAAAAAGCCCGAGGCGGCCCGGAAGAAGGAGGCCGCCCCGGGCCCGGGGCGCAAGTGCCTCCACTGCGCCACGGACAAGACGCCGCAGTGGAGGACCGGGCCCATGGGCCCGAAGACGCTGTGCAACGCGTGCGGCGTCAGGTACAAGTCGGGCCGGCTGGTGCCGGAGTACAGGCCGGCGGCCAGCCCGACTTTTACGCTGACGAAGCACTCGAACTCGCACCGGAAGGTGATGGAGCTGCGGCGGCAGAAGGAGGCGGTGAGGGCGCAGCAGTTCCACCACCAAATTAGTGTTAATTTTGACGGCGCCGACGATTATTTGATCCATCAACACATCGGGCCCGATTTTCGCCAGCTGATTTAGggcttttttaatttagtttggtAGTGTTTTTCGtcgagaattttttttttttaattgttaggACAATCGAATCCAATCTCATCGAATTTTGTCGGGCTTTTGttttttagattaaaaatgaaaaaaagaggGCTAATGTCCTAAATTGAAGTGTATTCTTGAGCAAATAATTATTGAACAATTTTTCGTTActccattttccatttttgaataattttttgttgattgttaCTCCTATTATCTATATAATGTTTGCGGCCTAGTTTTATTAGTCGTGCGAcaattaaacatttatttttccatgcatttatttcaaattgaaCAACCAATGTCGGTAGCGTCGGCAATCTCCAATACTTTTTTGCCTTTACATATTTAACACCCGCGACAAAAGTTAGATGTATAAGTACATACAAGGAGAGGAGGCAAGGAGTTAAGTTATTTTTACTCCAAAAATagagaatataaataaatcaaaacacacaataaagaaatgaaatcCAAAAACATCTAAGTACGAAATTTGTTAACTTTGTGTTGGTAGGTGGGACaatcaatttgaaattgaacCTCTCACCTCTCAAATTGTCAATCCAAAAGTTGAATACTTACAACATGAAAATCACAATTACTATTCATTTTGGAATTGTGCAAAAAGAGATTATGTGTTggtatatatcaatataaattgCACGAGCATTCATAATTTGGTGAAATTTAGAAGCGTAGCATGGTTATCCTTCTATTTTATGTTGAGAAATATATTAATCATTATAATTTGCTATATTTCTTCCAtaagaaaacaatttgaagTGAACGAAAAATGTGCATGcacccaaaataaaattattccaagaagaaaattttaactaaatgtagaaaaaaaaatgtgaataagcAGTTGTTTGGATGCATGAATTTCAGTGTGGAAGTTATATTGGGTGGTGAATTTCAAAGAGAAATTTACAGAGAATGTTAGTAAGTATAGTACATAttgtttcattgttttttcACCATTGTTGGTGATATAAGTAACATTTGGATTAGTGTTTATCAATAGTTACCTAGTTTTGTGCagcatataaaaatgagaaatttgacAATGATATCT
The genomic region above belongs to Salvia hispanica cultivar TCC Black 2014 chromosome 3, UniMelb_Shisp_WGS_1.0, whole genome shotgun sequence and contains:
- the LOC125215680 gene encoding GATA transcription factor 12-like, encoding METPEFFQTDYYTSQFTAENAKTTDHFIIDDLLDFPNDDCIDADNSSTPLDNSCNSTFSATTGEQPYFQAADVISNELAVPYDELAELEWVSSFVDESFSSDDLQKLHLIQGLKARTNEAPQAQHYNFQPNPAQTGPTLLSDMSVPGKARSKRSRAAPGSWTSRLLMVSPTPEEAPPAMSSSSESDMAGGKKPEAARKKEAAPGPGRKCLHCATDKTPQWRTGPMGPKTLCNACGVRYKSGRLVPEYRPAASPTFTLTKHSNSHRKVMELRRQKEAVRAQQFHHQISVNFDGADDYLIHQHIGPDFRQLI